Sequence from the Hylaeus volcanicus isolate JK05 chromosome 1, UHH_iyHylVolc1.0_haploid, whole genome shotgun sequence genome:
TTTATCGGCTAACTTTAGTTTTCGAATGTCTGGAATACTATCGTGCTtccgataagaaatatttgGTACTGATAACGTAGACAGAGATTTGTGGACTGCTGAACGCTACTATTTGTGGGAATTCCGTCACGTGTTTCATACAATCGTTAAAATTGGACTCTGTACTCCGTCGACTCCAAGCTCCACCATTCGAGTGTAATTCCATGTCATTTTCGATAAATCTGATTGCAAATAATTGCATATACGATACATGGTTAAAGGTAGATACTAGTATTTACTCGATCTGAGCGTGTCGTATAGCCCTCGAATGATCATAAAATAAGCAGAAGTTTCCGAGTTGACGGTTCAACGGCGAATACCGAAAGGAATCGGACGGCTTAACTTCCAGAACAATCGGAGTAATTACGAAGAGGAGAGCCCCTCTCGTGCCTTCACTTTATTATCAAACTTCTTAGAAACTTTCAAGACAACCAGGTAGGTTCCTCTGCTGTGAAcgtaaatttccttttatacTGACAATCAGTTTCAGAGGAGTGTCTCGTTAGTTTTCACTCGCGGGATTAGCCAAAGAATGAACATCGATCgaatcctttaatttctctgCGATAAGAAACAGAAACGTAGAACAACAagacctttttttctttacagagtttaattaattatacattgtaCAGTTTCGACTTGTCCTAAAATCGGAATGTTATTTGTTGAAAGGTGATTCTAAGAATGTATTTCCCTAAATTTTTAAGCGGCAGCAGCTCTCTTATGAATAATACTTATTCTAAAGTAATGCAGATATATTTGCTGGACAAAACTGATCGCGTACGccgaacagaaaaataataaaaaataagttaaactTATTCGGTTTGTTTCAGCGGATCTCGGTATCGAGTAAAATGTTACTCATACGGAGTAATCGGTGACCGATTAATCCGTAATCGTTACTCAATTCTGAGAGCCTGACGAGTATGCAATGAACCAGCAGCAATGATTTCGTGGTCGCGTACGAATGTTGTCGCGCGAGAAATGTTTTGTTCGTCCACGCGACCGTATACGTAGCTATCCGATAAGGTTCTTAACGATCCGCGAGCATTTAGCGACGAGCGATTGAAGGGTGGAGAGAAATTTGTACGTTTGTCGCGGATTAACGCGATTTCTCTCCGGCGGTACCCCTCGATGGAAAATACTCCGTGTCGCGGCGGCAAAGATTCCGACATCCTCTATGTTGCTTGAGTTTACGAGATCGATTCATGCTGTTTCGTTAAGCGGCAAGGATTGATGGAGCCAAACTTTGCTGCCACCCTCGGCGAAATCGGCAGCTGCGTGACCGTCACCTTGCAACACCCATTTCGTGGTCAGCAAACCGTCCACTCCGACCGGTCCGCGAGCGTGTATCCTTGCCGTGGAAATTCCGACCTTCGAagagaattttagaatttgatTACAAAACAAGTCCAAGTTTATCTGGAAATCGTAAGAATTTAACCGCTTACCTCCGCGCCAAGACCAAATCTGTATCCATCGGAGAACCGTGTACTGGCATTGTGAAACACGCATGCACTATCGACCTCTCTTTGGAAGTGGCTGGCTCTTTTGCTGTCTTCGGTAACGATCACATCGGTGTGCCCGCTGCCGTACTTGTGGATATGATTTATCGCGTCGTCCAGATCCGTTACAACCTCGATGGTGCACTCGAGGGAACTGTACTCCGTCTTGAGACTCTTCGCGGCCGGTGGACCGAACGTCAACAGCTGCCTTAGTTTTGGTCCggaatgaatttttacctAGAATTACGATGATTTATCGACAATGTTCCAAGCGTATACCGTCCTCCTTTAATATTCCTAATACACTCACCCCTTCTTTTTGTAGCATGTTGCAGACGTCGGTGAAGAAGCTGTCCTTCATATGATCCTCGTGAATGAGGAGAGTCTCCATAGCGTTGCAAGCGGCAGGATAGTCACATTTCGAGTCTCTGACGATCCTCAAAGCCTTGGCCAAGTCCGCATCTTTGTCCACGTAGACGTGACAGATGCCCTCCGCGTGACCAAGCACCGGGATATGCTTCGATTGCTCCTGAATCGAACGAACGAGGTCCGAACTGCCTCGCGGAATGATGAGATCTATGTGTTTCTCCATCGCCAGTAGATCGCCAACGTCTTCCCTTGTCGAGACGAGGGATATCGCGTTCGACGCACCGACGGCGTTGAGCGCCTCTTTCACGAGATCCATTAAATATCGATTGCTGTTGGCGGCTTCTTTCCCGCCCTTTAGAAGGAGACCGTTGGCACTGGACATCGCCAGCGCGGCCACTTGAGGCAAACTGTCGGGTCTCGATTCGAAAATCACCAACAACACGCCGATCGGTACCGTAATCTGTTTCAATTCGAGACCCTCCGCGAGCTTCGTTCTCCTGATCACGCGACCCACGTTCGTCAAAGAGTCGTCTGCGATCTGTCGCAAGCCAGAGCTCAGGGACTTCAGTTTCGCGGGCGTCAAGGAAAGACGGGATAGAAGCGGCTTCGCCAGCCCACTTTTCTGCGCCTCTTCGAGGTCTTTCGCATTCGCCTCCAGAATTCCTGTCTGACGGGACTCCAGAAGGTCGGCCAACGCGTTAATACAATTTGCGCGCTCCTCTGGCCGAAGAGCCTGAAGAGCTCTGCTCCCGACGCGAGCTGGAAAACGTATCATGCTTTTATTTCACCTCttaaaagaagagaaacacTTTATTTCAAGAGTTATTCTTGTTTCCAAGTATTGCGTGCGCTTTATCCCTGGAAAATCGAGTTTCGTCTTCGAAGAATAGcggtaatatattaaataagcTCGAATGAAACCCGCCGTTGATAAAAACGACCCGAAGATGAAAAAGAAGAGTATTTTCTCCCGAGCTAAGAATACTCGATTACTTTTCTTCCCGCTTACGGTCTCAATGGGGATGCCGCGAACTCGTTTGAATCGAAATACACTGTCGAATAATGCGATATTTTCTATATCTTGGAGAGCGGTACGTGTCGCGGATAATTGTACAATGACCGCGATACAGCAACCGCAAGCCGTTTCGTTTCTACCTTCGATAATCGATAACCTATATTGCTATGGTCGGTAGAACAAAATGACGCGAGTGACCGACCCCTCTACGAAAAAAATAACGCGTTCGACGCGACAATAGGGTTCGTCCCGACGATTCCTTTTTAAAAAGGTAACGCAAGGTAGCTGGAAGACACGGGGAGACGGTGATAGGTAGATGGTAATTAGTACGTTCGATTTACCGTTTTCAGCAACGACCTCGATGGGTGTGCTGGACCCGGTCGTTTCGGTGAATAACGTGCCGATCTTCCTTCCGGAGAGGATGTGCTTTATAGCTTTCTCTTGGGTTCCGTTACAGATTACAACGGAGACACCCCGGTCGAGTGCCCACAGAGCGGCGTTGACCTTCGAATCCATGCCACCGGTGCCGACCTTCGACTTCTGTCCGTACTTGATGGTGCCCCTCAGATCGGAGCTGAAAGTGTGCAACATCTTCGCTCCGTCCAGCCAAGGGGGTAGGTTGTAGATCCCGTCCACGTCGCTCATCAAGATTAACAGGTCGGCTTGGACCTCTGCCGCCAGCATAGCTGCCAACGAGTCGTTGTCCTTTATGGAAATACCTCGTCGACCTCCGCCACCGGCTACCTCTTCGTCGACGTGTGGCGGTGGCGAGACGGCGTCGTTCGTGTTGATGATGGGCACGATGTTCAGGCTGATCAACTCGCTCAAGGTACTGAACAAATTCTTGCGCGTCTCTTCGTTGTAGAAGTCGGGTTTCGTCACCAACACTTGTGCCAACTTTACACCGTATTGAGCAAACATTGCATCGTACAGGGACATGAGGCCTGATTGACCAACCGCGGCTGCTGCTCTAGGTTCCAAAAGAGTGCCTGCGTGAAGATTAGACCAAAGTTACCGCACCACCCTCCTCCGCTGTATCGTGAAGCTGGATATGCGGTCAGTAGGTCACGTGGTACGTAATGCGTTGTTAAGCGAACGATTTTTGCTTCGTCTTTCAACCCTTTCTAGCACGTGTATCTAGTAGATCAATGTAGTAGATCAACGAGTTTGAACTATGCGAATGCTCGAAAGAGTTGAAGCGAAGCGTTGAATAAGCAGATGCatgaaatatgtacaatttcGATATGGTTGTTCTTCCTTCGAATGGCGCTTAGATTTCGTTTGAATTCTCTCGTTATCGCTCCGAGGCGTCAGAAGAACGGAGaagacgtcgacgacgattaCGTCGTGCTAATGTTTCCCAGAGGGTAATAAGAAACAGGACCGCACTATTTTCACAACAATTTCTGTCTATCGTCGTTCGATTTCTACTTCCCGAAAGGAGAATTACCGCGAATGTTTTCTCGGGCAAATAGAATCTCGAGGGAATTGCTGGTGAAAGAATTGGGCGGCTCGTGGTTGTTGGTTTAACCTACATGGCAGGGCCGGACATTGTCAAGTTCCCGAGGAGTCCGTGGATAGCCGGAAGTACCTCGGGGACGTTCCGACGCTTCCCTCCTGAACATTTCAGTGTACAAAATACAAAACGTGACCGCAGTTAATGTTACGACCATTTGTGTATCGATCTTTTTTAGACGGCCACAACGCTAATTCGCGAGAAGGGGATGTTCTCTACCGGTCCAAATAATAGTAAAGCAGGAAGGGACCTAGAGCGACCGTTGAGTTCTACCAGCTCGAGGATATCGAGACAGTATCTACCTCTATCTTTCATTTGCTTTTCAAAGAATCTTCGGTATTATCAGtgacttttcttttcatcgcgaatttaattaaaatgagatcCGCTTAATTTCTACGTAACTCTTTTGAGATAAATTGGCGTAATTGTGCCCGGCTGGGAAGAAGCCGCATGttaaaatgaacagagatcgTACATTTTAATTCGGTGAATTTATACGGGGAAAGAATTTAATCGTTGTAACTTTCTCAATTACTCGGTTAATCGATTCATGGCGgacaatttaaatatagcCGAGAATTATTCTTCCTGTTTCGCGGGATCGCCGCCGTTCCCTGCGATGCGTAATTATGATTAATTAACGTAGACCAAGGTTCGGCAAGGATCTGCGGAGATAATAAAAGAGAAAGGTACGCTCGGTTGGCAAATGGTAAATTTGAGTACGCTCATCATGCTCGAAGCTCATTACCGGGAAAGATATAAAGAAGATCATGAAGCGAGAGAATCCAACCATGGGGCTCGTGTACTCCAATTTGCAGTTAGCCGATAGTAGGcaaaaaagtatgaaattcgCGGTGAAATGACAAAAGCTTCGAGATCCTCGAATATCCGGCTCGCGTTGTTGCGTTCTCACGGAATAAGGGAAGTTATCTACAAAGAACGTAACGTCATGTATAGTCCAGAACTACAATGTCTCGATCCGTTCGACATTCGCGTCGTTTCGAAATAGATTACTTGTTTCGAAAGAACAACTGTAattattctgaaattattGCGCCTTTCAATTCGAGGCCATTCGAAGGTCAACGTATCGTTCTTCGCACGATAACGTCCTGGTATAAGAATCAAGGAAATGTTGATGCCCTTGAAATCTCGTACGAATCCGAGCTTGAGAAATCGACAATCGTAGAAAGTCCAACACTTGACCCGTGAAATTAATCATCGCTTCAAGAATTCATAATAACTCGATCGTTATGTAATCCTGTtcttcttattaaataaattttgtttacgaaacaaaattcgCAAGTTTCGACAGGCTGTCGTACCTCCCGAGTTTACGTTTAAACGTACAAACGCGtggttatttcattttaaggATATTAATGACACGAAGATGTATACATGGCCAAGATAAATACTCCCTGTAATTTTATCCTATTGTTTTCCAGAATTATACCTGCGTGTTCTCTGGTATGATCGGCTGGGCTCAATGTTTCCCTCATCGACAACGACATCAACAGTTCTTGGGTGAGTTTCTGTTTACCGAACGCGACCGCACCACTGGTGACCATAATACATTCGCGACCTTCGTTCTGGCATTCGGCTACCTGTTCGACGATGGATGCCAAACGACCCAACGCCAATCCATGTTCGTCTTCCCTTGTGATAACAGCGCTGCCCAATTTCACGACCAAACGACGCGCATACTTCAGCTGGCTGCGATCGCTGAAAGTCGCCGCAGTTTTTCCAGGTCTTTCCGCCGTTTGCAGCTCTCTCCGTAAATCCACTCGGTTTCCCTTAAAATAGTATCCAATTAACCGAATAATAATTACCGTTGCGCCGCCAAAGACGTACATTTTGGAAACTGTTTCATTGCACGAGTCGCGATAAACTTGGGTTCTTGGGCAACTGTCAACTCGGAGGCAGAATATAGGTCATTCGGACCATCGGTTGTCGCAGGCTTACTTCTAAGAATTctaggaaaaatatatttacttaattCGATTCAAGAATGTGAAACGGAACCGTGACAAAAGATACTCTTTGACGTTCCACGCGCACTTGACCGATTTAATAGCTTGTCAATCTTCTCTCGGAACTTTCTGCGACCAACGCGACGCGTATCTCAGACTTCTCGAGTCCTGAAACGTTATCTTCGTGCAATACTTTAATTGAGATCGAACAATTTCCGAAGACGAAATTTTACTCGATTGCCACTCGACACAGTTTCACGTGTACACGTGGATTTTCCTTCGGTACTCCGtcgattacataaaaatatagatcTGTTTACGTAATCGGTATCAGTCTCAATGATAGCCGGAAGATTATTGCGCGTATCGAAGACAATAAGAATGAAACGAGTGGACaaatttctcttcttcgttcgACGCTGTTTCTGTCGGTCTCCGTCGTATTGACATTATAACGCGATATCGGGagtattattgtaattagaaaaaaaaaagaaagacacgCGAGGTTACTCGAACTTTTCTGGCAGCAAGAAACTTTAACGATTCTGCTTCGATGCAGATTTCAGTGGTTTTGTAAACGCGGAAATTGCCGATTGCGCGTCATAAATCATATCGCGCGGTTGTTATCTGCTTCTCGTGAAGTAGTTTGCTTTCTGCTATATCGGTTCCTAATTGTAACGTGGAAGGGAAAACCATGCGATCGCGCACGCAACCGTGGCAGCTATTGCATCCTTCGGTGTTCGAATTCTCCTCGAACGGAACACCGAACGTTTTACCGATCGACGTTAACGAAAACGAGCTGGACAGTTTCGCgaagtttaagaaaaattcacgtTGCCGCGTTTGTTTATCAGCCACGTGGTCGTACTGCAGCGACGATTGATAAAGCTCAATCTTTATCTTTGTAGTATTCCTCGCGGGGAGACAAAGGTGTCAACGAAACGGCGCGTGATCCGTTCGTGCTCGTTTTCACggaaaataaacatgtatCGCGAATAGTCTTAATCGTCGACGAAGATGTTTACGTTGCTTTATCGTAAATTCGACGATTGTTCTATTTCTTAGAGTTTACGAAACAGATACGGATTGCATTCGATATATATCGAGCTGTACTCGTTACATAAGGATGTTTTGATACGCTACACGTAACGGTGACTTGTTTAAAATATGACAAACTTGAATACATTAGCTGCTTTAATTACGGAACACGCGATCCAATTAATATCTCTAAAACAACGACTATTATGCGAAATTTACGCGGCTGATACGAAATTGTGTTTCGTGGGATGCCATGTATTCGCGATAACGTCGCGTTACATTTGTCGCAGCGCACCCAATTAAACTGGCGATCCATGAAAACGAATGGTggatttttgcatttaaaagCGCGTTTAATTCTCCCGATCTTgcatccaattaaaaaattatcaaaggGTCAGGGGAAAGGGCATATTAACGGGTGCGTTTTAACTCGTCGTTTGGTATACGGACGCAGAGAATAAAGATGCATCCGTTCCAGTAATTATCGCCATCCGTTTGGTTCAGCATCGAAAGAAGTTTTTATCAATgttgaaatgtatttatatatttttatcccgtgaaagtatttattttatcgaaagaTTAAATATCGATCTTTATCGGCTCTTTCCGAATTGCAATTACGGCTCTCGAAGTTTATCATCTCGATCACCTTTGTCGGGCATCTTATTTTTATCCTTCGTAATTCTtgcaaagtaaaaattaatttccgcgCTTGTTCGCGTCGTACAATTTCATCGCGAACGTTTCATTAATCTCATCGTCGGAAGACGCGAAAAGGCGTTCTTCGAGGGGCAACATTCGATTAAGAACACGAACTCGGCGAACACGTTAAAAATCGACTCGGCTACCCAATCATCGACCAACAACGATCGATCGGTTCCTCGATTTCGATGGAACGAGAGGCGAAAATGAGAGAAAATTGCACGTACCGGTTGCTGGGGAATCCTTAGGGGCGAGGAGGACGAAGCCAATCTTGCTGGAAAGCGTCCGAGCTTGGTAGATCTCAATAGCAACAGCGCCGAGTACATGGTTGCTGCTTATTCGACTTCTTTTCTCGAGTGCTCTGGCCACAACACAAATTACGGATTTTCCAAATCGAACTCGTGACGTTCCTTCTCGACGGCCGTGGAGCTTGTTTGAACGACGAAGATGGTGCGGGCGGGTTTGAGTTAATTACCAGATTCGATGGGCGAGTTCTTCGCGGATTACGCCGCTGAAGGTTCACCGGTTATCGGGAGATGGAAGGATGATAAAGAAAGAGGAGCAAGAAAGTCGGGGATAAGACTGGATCGTAGGTGGACCTCGGTGCCGCGGCGTCGCGGTCGTCGCAGTGGTTCACGACATACTACTGCTTCGCACTCGACGAAATCGTGGCAGAAAAATCGACGTTATCGTGTCAAGATTAGACGTCTATCCACGACGAAACATTTACCGCGGCGCGGGTGGGAGGAGATTCTCCTCGGGGAGTTTGACGTTTCGTACGACGATCGACCTTTCGCGGCGCGACAAAAATCGCCCGCGTTCCCCGTTGCCAGCCAAGGCCACGCAAAGTCCGTCTTCGCGTGCCCTGTTTGCAAAGAATTAGCGGTGCAGCGCGAGTCAGTGAACTTTGACCCGGGAATCGAGCAAACAGAATCGCTATCGCTTCGCGTTTGACTCATTCTTTTCTCCCCGTTTCTCGGTATGCGTGCGAGATAGATCTGCTAGCGATAAATTCTAATGTGTAAGACGCGCGCGAGAGGCCTGTTGCGATACGAGTGTTTGTTTTTGCATATTTCGTGAACGGAAATATTTCGGTTTGACCGATCCATGTCGAAAACCGGGCACAAAATAATGGCATTTTCGCGCAGCGAAGAATACGGGACCTGGAGTAACGTTAAGTTTTCTGAACAAGGAAGGagaaatacagaaatacattctttttttttttctttttttttttaaatttatttaatgtcgcATCAGCATTTATGCCATTAGCGACCACTGTGGgttacattttctttacattctataaatttcatatgTGAGTCATAAATAGTTTACATAGATCATTACTTAtacttaaataacaaatttcttacatctaataataaaaaaaaaattagttaataatttagttGTAGCGTCCTGTCTATATGTGGCCTATATTTCTTCTGCTAATCTTGTCCTTCGTAAATATGATACGATT
This genomic interval carries:
- the LOC128875641 gene encoding delta-1-pyrroline-5-carboxylate synthase, with protein sequence MYSALLLLRSTKLGRFPARLASSSSPLRIPQQPGNRVDLRRELQTAERPGKTAATFSDRSQLKYARRLVVKLGSAVITREDEHGLALGRLASIVEQVAECQNEGRECIMVTSGAVAFGKQKLTQELLMSLSMRETLSPADHTREHAGTLLEPRAAAAVGQSGLMSLYDAMFAQYGVKLAQVLVTKPDFYNEETRKNLFSTLSELISLNIVPIINTNDAVSPPPHVDEEVAGGGGRRGISIKDNDSLAAMLAAEVQADLLILMSDVDGIYNLPPWLDGAKMLHTFSSDLRGTIKYGQKSKVGTGGMDSKVNAALWALDRGVSVVICNGTQEKAIKHILSGRKIGTLFTETTGSSTPIEVVAENARVGSRALQALRPEERANCINALADLLESRQTGILEANAKDLEEAQKSGLAKPLLSRLSLTPAKLKSLSSGLRQIADDSLTNVGRVIRRTKLAEGLELKQITVPIGVLLVIFESRPDSLPQVAALAMSSANGLLLKGGKEAANSNRYLMDLVKEALNAVGASNAISLVSTREDVGDLLAMEKHIDLIIPRGSSDLVRSIQEQSKHIPVLGHAEGICHVYVDKDADLAKALRIVRDSKCDYPAACNAMETLLIHEDHMKDSFFTDVCNMLQKEGVKIHSGPKLRQLLTFGPPAAKSLKTEYSSLECTIEVVTDLDDAINHIHKYGSGHTDVIVTEDSKRASHFQREVDSACVFHNASTRFSDGYRFGLGAEVGISTARIHARGPVGVDGLLTTKWVLQGDGHAAADFAEGGSKVWLHQSLPLNETA